In Arthrobacter citreus, a genomic segment contains:
- a CDS encoding metal ABC transporter permease yields MSAEFWDTFVAMLASPLMQRALIIAVLVGTTAPVIGTYLVQRKLALLGDGIGHVALVGVAMGWLVGAAAGSASVDAWAIPGAICASVAGALMIEYVREKGKSSADVALALLFYGGIAGGVLIIGLAGGTSANLTGYLFGSISTVDQLDVWLTVGLSALILGVGLGLRPALFALCHDEEFARASGLPVRALNILVAVTAALTVAISMRVVGVLLVSALMIVPVAVAQLIATSFRHTMVFAMGIGGTVCVIGLSITYFHPLSPGATITMISIALYAALAVLRPVLRPFHSRAKPHGTGGSPPIEEGRMSDAQYPAAHSTDGTAGK; encoded by the coding sequence ATGAGCGCGGAATTCTGGGATACGTTCGTGGCCATGCTCGCAAGCCCGCTCATGCAACGCGCGCTGATAATTGCTGTGCTGGTCGGAACAACGGCACCGGTGATTGGGACCTACCTGGTGCAACGCAAGCTGGCCCTCCTCGGCGATGGCATTGGGCATGTTGCGCTCGTAGGGGTCGCAATGGGCTGGCTGGTCGGCGCGGCCGCGGGCAGCGCATCGGTGGACGCTTGGGCCATACCTGGGGCGATCTGCGCCTCCGTCGCTGGAGCTCTCATGATCGAATACGTCCGAGAGAAGGGCAAAAGCAGTGCCGACGTGGCCCTTGCCCTTTTGTTCTACGGCGGAATCGCCGGCGGTGTGCTCATCATCGGCCTTGCCGGGGGGACCTCAGCCAACCTCACCGGGTACCTCTTCGGCTCCATTTCCACGGTGGATCAGCTCGATGTCTGGTTGACCGTGGGCCTTTCAGCGCTCATCCTGGGCGTCGGTCTGGGACTTCGGCCGGCACTCTTCGCCCTCTGCCACGATGAGGAATTCGCCCGGGCAAGCGGGCTCCCCGTCCGGGCCCTGAACATTCTTGTCGCTGTCACTGCAGCGCTGACTGTCGCAATTTCCATGCGGGTGGTGGGAGTGCTCCTGGTGTCGGCGCTCATGATCGTACCGGTCGCAGTCGCGCAACTGATCGCGACCTCATTCCGGCACACGATGGTATTTGCCATGGGTATCGGCGGGACCGTCTGCGTTATCGGACTATCCATCACTTACTTCCACCCACTGTCCCCAGGCGCCACGATCACCATGATCTCGATTGCGCTCTACGCGGCTCTCGCAGTGTTGCGGCCTGTCCTTCGGCCCTTCCACAGCCGCGCGAAGCCACACGGAACGGGAGGAAGCCCACCTATCGAGGAAGGAAGGATGAGCGATGCGCAATACCCGGCGGCGCACAGCACTGATGGAACTGCTGGAAAGTAG
- a CDS encoding metal ABC transporter ATP-binding protein — translation MNSQTTAAPAVLLEDLSVDLGAGAILSGINLQVARGETVALLGANGSGKTTLVKALMGLVPLSSGRAVLYGSDVSARSTVPWSRIGYVPQRVNSSPSMSATAEEVVMSGLLSGRRLRPGPGSRDRVRNALAEVGLAERADESVHLFSGGQQQRVLIARALIREPGLLIVDEPLSGIDRASKAALAASLQRLRGAGTTIVVVLHELAELGSMIERAVVLEQGKVLQDGPLAGMHQ, via the coding sequence GTGAATAGTCAGACTACGGCTGCACCAGCGGTCCTCCTCGAAGATCTTTCTGTCGACCTCGGGGCTGGTGCAATCCTCAGCGGAATTAATCTGCAGGTAGCCCGCGGTGAGACAGTGGCACTCCTGGGCGCTAATGGTTCGGGTAAGACCACCTTGGTGAAGGCGCTGATGGGTTTGGTCCCGCTCAGCTCCGGGAGGGCGGTCCTGTACGGCTCCGATGTCTCGGCCCGGAGCACGGTCCCGTGGTCACGTATCGGATACGTGCCTCAGCGCGTCAACTCAAGTCCTTCGATGTCAGCAACGGCCGAAGAGGTCGTCATGTCCGGGTTGCTCAGCGGTCGGCGCCTGCGCCCGGGACCGGGGAGCCGGGACCGAGTGCGGAATGCCCTCGCGGAGGTGGGTCTTGCCGAGCGTGCAGACGAGAGCGTGCACTTGTTCTCGGGCGGCCAGCAGCAGCGTGTCCTGATCGCCAGGGCCCTGATCCGTGAGCCGGGCCTGCTGATCGTTGATGAACCACTATCAGGCATCGATCGGGCGTCCAAAGCTGCGCTGGCTGCCAGTCTGCAACGACTACGCGGCGCCGGAACAACCATCGTGGTGGTACTGCACGAGCTGGCCGAACTGGGCAGCATGATTGAGCGTGCCGTGGTCCTTGAGCAGGGGAAAGTACTCCAGGACGGCCCGCTGGCAGGGATGCATCAATGA
- a CDS encoding metal ABC transporter substrate-binding protein → MQTVGGDAVDVGSVTPPGAEPHNLELSPAMVSDLAEASVVVYSSGFQPAVDEAIEETNPDHAIDVAESVNLQNADGSSLSEGAGNASADPHFWLDPTRLAAVAEQVEVTLSEIDPDNAATYEANADQLIQELSALDEDYAAGLATCERDTIVVSHEAYGYLVTRYGLQQMGIAGIDPESEPAPARVAKIQRVIEGEDVSTIFTESLVNPKVAETIAADLGIRTAVLDPLETLADPNTDYLSVMRSNLAALQEALGCE, encoded by the coding sequence ATGCAGACCGTCGGAGGGGACGCCGTCGACGTCGGCTCGGTAACGCCTCCGGGCGCGGAGCCGCACAACCTTGAGCTCTCCCCGGCCATGGTGAGCGATCTGGCTGAAGCGTCGGTGGTGGTGTATTCGTCCGGCTTCCAGCCTGCCGTTGATGAGGCAATCGAAGAGACCAATCCGGACCACGCCATCGATGTTGCCGAATCAGTGAATCTGCAGAACGCCGACGGATCCAGTCTCAGCGAAGGGGCGGGTAACGCCTCGGCTGATCCTCATTTCTGGCTTGACCCCACCCGGTTGGCGGCAGTTGCTGAGCAAGTTGAAGTGACCCTCAGCGAGATTGACCCCGACAACGCGGCGACGTACGAAGCCAACGCGGACCAACTCATTCAGGAACTTTCAGCCCTGGATGAAGACTATGCCGCGGGTCTGGCCACGTGTGAGCGGGACACCATTGTCGTCTCGCACGAAGCCTACGGATATCTGGTCACACGGTACGGCCTGCAGCAGATGGGCATTGCGGGAATCGATCCCGAATCCGAGCCTGCCCCTGCGCGAGTGGCGAAGATCCAGCGGGTCATCGAAGGTGAAGATGTCTCAACGATCTTTACCGAATCGCTGGTAAACCCTAAGGTCGCCGAAACCATAGCCGCTGACCTGGGGATCCGGACCGCGGTGCTGGATCCGCTGGAAACCTTGGCTGATCCCAATACCGACTACCTCTCGGTGATGCGCTCCAACCTGGCCGCCTTACAGGAGGCGCTCGGCTGTGAATAG
- the ykgO gene encoding type B 50S ribosomal protein L36: MKVRNSLRSLKKIPGAQVVRRRGKTFVINKKNPRMKARQG, encoded by the coding sequence ATGAAAGTACGTAACTCACTGCGGTCCCTGAAGAAGATTCCCGGCGCCCAGGTTGTGCGTCGTCGAGGGAAGACCTTCGTCATCAACAAGAAGAACCCTCGAATGAAGGCCCGCCAGGGTTAA
- a CDS encoding GTP-binding protein, producing MHLIILTSLDVLSRNTAASLVADEFPHVPVVLHDLLDGGVVMRRIHSDDQLIERESTVLEHGCLSCTVRFDLAPALLRLAAAGETRAIVGLPPGTTAENAIDGLRAVAPGVFTVDTVALAARPEDIEDQLWDHHTLFGAGYTAVPEDSRTPGEFLMGELLFADTILTTSSELICDDAALSARGQQLLRELAPHARLVPSDGLDAAALGSHSCEQARNRNLPGAVFTPTLSSQPFRTVEHRVSRPLHPERFQTALGAISVGCCFVRGSAWIAGMLDLRVAVHGVGPRISLGDGGAWGAEPPQDELCRGTHLALTGDDLDDDDIAGLLDACALTDEELESARITFPAPFAPEHH from the coding sequence ATGCATCTCATTATCCTCACGTCCCTTGACGTGCTTAGCCGGAACACTGCCGCGTCCCTGGTGGCGGATGAGTTCCCTCATGTTCCGGTGGTTCTCCATGATCTATTGGACGGCGGTGTGGTGATGCGCCGGATTCATTCTGACGATCAGCTCATCGAGCGTGAGTCGACGGTACTGGAGCATGGCTGCTTAAGCTGCACCGTCCGCTTCGACCTCGCCCCGGCCCTTTTGCGTCTGGCGGCCGCGGGGGAGACCAGAGCCATTGTTGGTCTTCCGCCGGGTACCACTGCGGAAAACGCCATCGACGGATTACGCGCGGTCGCCCCGGGCGTGTTCACCGTGGATACAGTGGCTCTCGCGGCAAGGCCCGAGGATATTGAGGACCAGTTGTGGGATCACCACACGTTGTTTGGTGCGGGTTACACGGCAGTGCCGGAGGATTCACGAACGCCAGGTGAATTCCTGATGGGAGAGCTGCTTTTCGCGGATACGATCCTGACAACCAGCAGCGAGTTGATATGTGATGACGCAGCCTTGTCGGCGCGCGGTCAGCAACTCCTGCGCGAGTTGGCTCCACATGCCCGCCTGGTGCCCAGTGACGGTCTTGACGCCGCAGCACTAGGCTCACACAGCTGCGAACAGGCGCGTAACCGGAACCTTCCCGGAGCGGTTTTCACGCCGACCCTGTCGTCGCAGCCGTTCCGCACAGTCGAACATCGAGTCAGCCGCCCGTTACATCCGGAGCGGTTCCAAACTGCCTTAGGTGCCATCTCTGTGGGGTGTTGCTTTGTTCGCGGCAGCGCCTGGATCGCGGGAATGTTGGACTTGCGGGTGGCTGTGCACGGGGTCGGCCCCCGTATTTCTTTGGGGGACGGCGGAGCGTGGGGTGCGGAACCCCCGCAAGACGAACTGTGCCGGGGCACCCATTTGGCCCTTACCGGTGATGACCTCGACGACGACGACATTGCTGGTCTACTCGATGCCTGCGCCCTGACTGATGAGGAACTGGAATCCGCACGCATCACCTTCCCAGCCCCCTTTGCCCCCGAGCACCACTAA
- a CDS encoding 2-dehydropantoate 2-reductase has translation MKIGIIGAGGVGAYFAAALSQAGHDVHLLVTPRHLAPLRQNGIRLTTGEGRDELIPVAGVSTDASVIGPCDAVIVACKAGSVEEVLAAALPLLGSDTPVLPLQNGVTAAEQIAAAAGPGHALGGLCMIISYLVEPGHVHHVGGQPAVTLGELDGTPTARTRELADALTSAGITARISGDITTDLWRKFMLITSYGGVGALCRKNVGETRSHPPTRALVEDAMREVAAVGAAAGANLTHDDVDFTMGQYDAFTPDSTASMQRDLIAGRPSELEEQNGAVVRIAAEHGVPVPINSTIYRALSILDAPLIP, from the coding sequence ATGAAAATCGGGATCATCGGAGCGGGAGGCGTCGGAGCATACTTCGCCGCTGCCCTGTCACAGGCAGGTCATGACGTCCATCTCCTCGTGACACCCCGCCACCTGGCACCCCTAAGGCAGAACGGAATCCGTCTCACCACCGGTGAGGGGCGGGACGAGCTGATTCCTGTCGCAGGTGTATCCACGGATGCTTCCGTCATTGGGCCGTGCGATGCCGTCATCGTCGCCTGCAAGGCGGGCTCCGTGGAAGAGGTCCTGGCGGCAGCCCTGCCACTTCTGGGCTCGGACACGCCGGTCCTGCCCCTGCAAAACGGGGTCACGGCGGCCGAACAGATCGCTGCCGCCGCCGGTCCCGGGCATGCCTTAGGCGGGCTGTGCATGATCATCTCTTACCTGGTCGAACCAGGTCATGTGCACCATGTCGGGGGCCAACCCGCCGTCACCCTCGGCGAACTCGACGGCACACCCACCGCCCGCACCCGGGAGCTCGCTGACGCACTAACCTCCGCCGGTATTACGGCTCGGATCTCGGGTGATATCACCACGGACCTGTGGCGGAAGTTCATGCTCATCACCTCCTACGGAGGCGTTGGCGCACTCTGCCGCAAGAACGTCGGCGAAACCCGCAGCCACCCGCCCACCCGGGCGCTGGTCGAGGACGCCATGCGTGAAGTCGCCGCCGTCGGGGCCGCTGCCGGCGCAAACCTCACCCATGACGATGTGGACTTCACCATGGGCCAGTACGACGCATTCACCCCCGACAGCACGGCATCCATGCAGCGCGATCTCATCGCAGGACGTCCCTCCGAACTCGAGGAACAAAACGGCGCGGTCGTCCGGATCGCAGCCGAGCACGGCGTGCCGGTTCCCATCAACAGCACGATCTATCGTGCGCTCAGCATTCTGGACGCCCCACTCATTCCGTAA
- a CDS encoding NUDIX domain-containing protein, producing MITSAGILLYRRSGAGLDVWIGHMGGPFWARKDTHAWSIPKGEYLEGEEPLAAALREFGEEMGSPAPDAEYSLLGTFRQSSKKSITVFAAEAGFAPDRIYSNTFALEWPPGSGKVREYPEIDDAGWFPESVARTKLVKGQVQVLDALMRSLGGPAAGI from the coding sequence TTGATCACCAGCGCTGGAATCCTGCTGTACCGGCGCTCTGGCGCCGGACTGGACGTGTGGATCGGGCACATGGGCGGGCCGTTTTGGGCCCGGAAGGATACCCACGCCTGGTCGATTCCCAAGGGGGAGTACCTGGAGGGCGAGGAGCCCCTGGCTGCGGCCCTGCGCGAGTTCGGCGAGGAAATGGGCTCGCCGGCGCCCGACGCCGAGTACAGCCTGCTGGGCACCTTCCGGCAGTCCTCGAAAAAGTCGATTACCGTGTTTGCCGCTGAGGCCGGGTTCGCGCCGGACCGGATCTACAGCAACACCTTTGCACTGGAGTGGCCGCCGGGCTCGGGCAAAGTGCGGGAGTACCCGGAGATTGACGACGCCGGGTGGTTCCCCGAGTCCGTGGCCCGCACCAAGCTGGTCAAGGGACAGGTGCAGGTCCTGGATGCGCTGATGCGCAGCCTCGGCGGGCCTGCGGCAGGGATCTGA
- a CDS encoding 5'-3' exonuclease: protein MPPRLMLLDTASLYFRAFYGVPDTIRRSDGTPVNAVRGLLDMIARLTTDYEATHLIACWDDDWRPQWRVDLLPTYKTHRVAEVVEAGPDVEVVPDPLEAQIPMILRTLELAGIAVVGAPEHEADDVIGTYASSADLPVDVVTGDRDLFQLIDDNRNVRVIYTARGMKNLDVLTEASIVEKYRVLPVQYADYATLRGDASDGLPGVSGIGEKTAASLLGEYGSLESLLAASEDPKSGLSASMRVKLTAAADYLAVAPTVVRVVRDLDLPTPDDAGAELRPITGDARAELEKLGKEWNLGGSVTRLLEAFDRLK from the coding sequence ATGCCCCCGCGCTTGATGCTGCTCGATACCGCGTCCCTGTACTTCCGCGCCTTCTACGGCGTTCCCGATACGATCCGCCGCAGCGACGGCACCCCGGTCAACGCCGTGCGCGGCCTGCTGGACATGATTGCCCGGCTCACCACCGACTACGAGGCCACTCATCTGATCGCCTGCTGGGACGATGACTGGCGGCCCCAGTGGCGGGTGGACCTGCTCCCCACCTACAAAACACACCGGGTCGCCGAGGTGGTGGAGGCCGGGCCCGACGTCGAGGTGGTCCCGGATCCGCTGGAGGCGCAGATCCCGATGATCCTGCGCACGCTGGAACTGGCCGGCATCGCCGTCGTCGGCGCTCCGGAACATGAGGCCGACGACGTGATCGGCACGTACGCCAGCTCCGCGGACCTGCCGGTGGACGTGGTAACCGGTGACCGGGACCTGTTCCAGCTGATCGACGACAACCGGAACGTGCGCGTGATTTACACCGCCCGCGGCATGAAGAACCTGGATGTGCTGACCGAGGCGTCCATTGTCGAGAAGTACCGGGTGCTGCCGGTGCAGTACGCGGACTATGCCACGCTGCGCGGAGATGCCTCCGACGGTTTGCCCGGCGTCTCCGGGATTGGCGAAAAGACGGCGGCATCGCTGCTGGGCGAGTACGGTTCGCTCGAGTCGCTGCTGGCGGCCTCGGAGGATCCGAAGAGCGGGTTGTCCGCTTCGATGCGGGTGAAGCTCACTGCGGCAGCCGACTATCTGGCGGTGGCCCCGACCGTTGTCCGGGTGGTCCGCGACCTGGACCTGCCAACGCCCGACGACGCCGGGGCCGAGCTGCGCCCGATTACCGGAGACGCGCGGGCCGAGCTGGAGAAGCTGGGCAAGGAATGGAATCTGGGCGGTTCGGTCACCCGGCTGTTGGAAGCGTTTGACCGTTTGAAGTGA